One Rhodococcus sp. P1Y DNA window includes the following coding sequences:
- a CDS encoding ABC-F family ATP-binding cassette domain-containing protein — MFISTNAQPARDRAQLIASDVSVTRGPTLVLNQVDLVVTPTSRIAVLGENGRGKSTLLHVLDGTLPPDSGTVQRIGTLGVAEQEMPANNGRTVGQAVADAIAEPLRALAELDAAMLALSKGSAVGAQRYETALQRAEALDAWDAERRVQIALAALDAETEPARLLDTLSVGQRYRVRLACLLGADDDFLLLDEPTNHLDRSGLEFLSAQLRKRNGGVVVVTHDRALLAEVADTIVDLDPSPDGRIRLYGNGYTGYREGRLAERVLWEQEYNQQQAEHARLKDSLSAAQNRLQSGWRPGKGTNKHGRATRAGGLVQRVHRRQEQLDAHAVTVPEPPRQFRFPELQPSTESVLLSADRITVADRLTSEVSCALSRGDRLVVTGPNGAGKSTLLSVLAGELQPATGEVHISGGVRLGFLHQETDLPLNRRASEAYSSHLDALVAAGVLDFSDAIGLSHLGLLRAQESSKRIGELSMGQRRRLDLAIVLATKPHVLLLDEPTNHLSMALVDELTDALSVTLAAVVLSTHDRQLLADVHDWPAVQLAAASVSEESALP; from the coding sequence ATGTTCATCTCTACGAACGCTCAACCAGCACGAGACCGTGCTCAGCTCATTGCCTCCGACGTGTCCGTGACGCGTGGACCCACCCTGGTCCTGAACCAGGTCGACCTCGTCGTGACTCCTACATCGCGGATCGCCGTACTCGGTGAAAACGGGCGCGGAAAGTCGACGCTATTGCACGTGCTCGACGGAACCCTTCCTCCCGACTCCGGCACGGTGCAGCGCATCGGCACACTGGGCGTCGCAGAACAGGAGATGCCTGCGAACAACGGCCGCACCGTCGGGCAAGCCGTCGCCGACGCGATAGCCGAACCGCTCAGGGCGCTGGCGGAACTGGACGCGGCCATGCTTGCCTTGTCCAAAGGATCTGCCGTCGGAGCTCAGCGATACGAAACAGCACTGCAGCGGGCCGAAGCGCTGGACGCCTGGGATGCCGAGCGGCGAGTACAGATCGCGTTGGCAGCACTCGACGCGGAAACCGAGCCCGCGCGGTTGCTGGACACGCTGTCCGTCGGACAGCGGTACCGGGTACGGCTGGCGTGCCTGCTGGGCGCCGACGATGACTTTCTGCTTCTCGACGAGCCTACGAATCACCTGGACCGGAGCGGTCTCGAATTCTTGAGCGCACAGCTGCGGAAGCGCAACGGCGGCGTCGTCGTGGTCACCCACGACCGCGCATTGCTCGCCGAGGTGGCGGACACTATCGTCGATCTCGATCCGTCACCTGATGGGCGAATCCGTCTGTACGGCAACGGCTATACCGGATATCGGGAGGGCCGCCTCGCTGAGCGTGTCCTGTGGGAGCAGGAGTACAACCAACAGCAAGCCGAGCATGCCCGACTGAAGGACAGTCTCAGCGCCGCGCAGAATCGTCTGCAATCCGGGTGGCGACCGGGTAAAGGAACGAACAAGCACGGCCGCGCGACCCGCGCAGGTGGTCTCGTACAGCGCGTTCATCGCCGACAGGAGCAACTCGACGCGCACGCGGTTACGGTGCCCGAACCACCGCGGCAGTTCAGATTCCCCGAACTCCAACCGAGCACCGAATCTGTGTTGTTGAGTGCGGATCGGATCACCGTGGCCGATCGCCTGACCTCCGAGGTGTCCTGCGCTCTCTCGCGCGGCGACCGGCTCGTCGTAACCGGTCCGAACGGTGCCGGGAAATCGACGCTGTTGAGCGTGCTCGCCGGCGAGCTGCAACCCGCAACAGGCGAAGTTCACATTTCAGGGGGTGTCCGTCTCGGTTTCCTGCACCAGGAAACCGATCTGCCGTTGAACCGACGTGCCAGTGAGGCGTACTCCTCGCACCTCGATGCGCTCGTCGCTGCGGGGGTTCTCGATTTTTCGGACGCAATTGGGCTCTCGCACCTCGGTCTACTTCGTGCGCAGGAGTCGAGCAAGCGGATCGGTGAACTGTCGATGGGGCAGCGGCGTCGACTCGATCTGGCCATTGTGCTTGCGACCAAACCTCATGTCTTGCTCCTCGACGAACCGACCAATCACCTGTCGATGGCGCTGGTCGACGAACTCACCGATGCTCTGTCCGTAACCCTGGCCGCGGTGGTCCTCTCCACCCATGATCGTCAGCTTCTCGCCGACGTCCACGACTGGCCCGCAGTGCAACTGGCGGCTGCATCGGTAAGCGAGGAATCGGCACTACCTTAA
- a CDS encoding ABC transporter permease — MTWRQFRGTIAVASLAPLLLAAGIAVVTFLADRVSSDYALFRCFGLSTTTCLTESALTLASLATLALPVVLGVFVGVTVFSRDIERRTHVLGLTQATGRSRWYWTRVVVVFTPVVLAMVVLGYVVLWSRFGPNPYGGSFVDAFYSRLEFPTFGTIGVVPAGYTVLGLAIGSLTALLLRNTIGAMALTLVAVTSVIVGLPALARAHYATPDADRLSLEMSESGRSVAYEMDPSSVSYPSWTVDSYYADSEGDRVTVQFDACSFGDEAWPEPGPDETTVEFDARTDAFVAERSLSRVQCLREQGADHFVNLQFEDRMLWRFQFTETALCLVLSAILLGGSSLLVRRLRP; from the coding sequence GTGACGTGGAGACAATTCCGCGGAACGATCGCCGTCGCGTCGTTGGCCCCTTTGCTGCTTGCCGCGGGCATTGCAGTGGTGACCTTTCTCGCCGACCGCGTGAGTTCGGACTATGCCCTGTTCCGATGCTTCGGATTGTCGACCACAACGTGCCTGACTGAATCGGCGCTGACCCTTGCAAGCTTGGCCACGCTCGCTCTGCCCGTGGTACTCGGCGTGTTCGTCGGCGTGACCGTATTTTCGCGGGATATCGAACGTCGTACTCATGTCTTGGGCCTGACTCAGGCAACTGGACGTTCGAGATGGTACTGGACACGCGTTGTGGTGGTGTTCACTCCGGTAGTTCTTGCCATGGTTGTCCTCGGTTACGTGGTGTTGTGGTCACGATTCGGGCCAAACCCGTATGGGGGGAGTTTCGTCGACGCCTTCTACTCGCGTCTCGAGTTCCCTACGTTTGGGACGATTGGCGTCGTACCGGCCGGTTACACCGTCCTTGGATTGGCGATCGGTAGTCTGACGGCCCTGTTGCTGCGCAACACGATCGGCGCAATGGCGCTCACGCTTGTCGCCGTTACGAGCGTCATCGTCGGCCTACCAGCCCTGGCACGCGCGCACTATGCAACGCCGGATGCGGACCGTCTCTCCCTCGAGATGAGCGAGTCCGGTCGAAGTGTCGCGTACGAAATGGATCCTTCCAGCGTCAGTTACCCTAGTTGGACCGTGGATTCGTACTACGCGGATTCAGAGGGTGACCGTGTCACCGTGCAGTTCGATGCATGTTCGTTCGGAGATGAAGCCTGGCCTGAGCCTGGACCGGATGAAACAACAGTCGAGTTCGACGCTCGGACCGACGCATTCGTAGCCGAGCGTTCACTGAGTCGCGTCCAGTGTCTTCGTGAACAGGGCGCCGACCATTTCGTGAACCTCCAATTCGAGGACCGGATGCTGTGGCGGTTCCAGTTCACCGAAACCGCGTTGTGCCTGGTGCTTTCGGCGATCTTGTTGGGCGGGTCGAGCCTGTTGGTTCGGCGGCTGCGGCCATGA
- a CDS encoding ATP-binding cassette domain-containing protein, producing MTDSVLSMSGVEMSFRGTSVLSDCTFDTERGTVTALVGSNGAGKSTLMSLAVGLLTPAKGEITALGQRVGQRGITPGMSYLAQHKPLYPRFTVTEMLRFGRSNNPSWDNDYATELVEAAEVPMSARVKSLSPGHRTRVALALALGRRPELLLLDEPLADLDPVARRDVARTLMRDAAERGTTIILSSHVLSELVNVADQLLLLQDRHIRLSGAIDDVTEEHYLLVGSGDPGGVANGGSVIAEIHGSGGVAFVVRGPRPSPTGGWHVDDASLDDVVLAYLSARSAS from the coding sequence ATGACGGATTCGGTACTGTCCATGAGCGGCGTCGAAATGTCCTTCCGCGGAACTTCGGTGTTGAGCGACTGCACCTTCGACACAGAACGTGGAACAGTCACTGCACTCGTTGGTTCCAACGGAGCCGGCAAGTCGACACTCATGTCGCTGGCGGTCGGTCTGCTCACCCCCGCCAAGGGTGAGATCACTGCACTGGGTCAGCGCGTAGGGCAACGAGGCATCACACCTGGAATGTCTTATCTCGCACAGCACAAGCCGTTGTACCCACGTTTCACCGTGACGGAAATGCTGCGATTCGGGCGAAGCAACAACCCCTCGTGGGACAACGATTACGCCACGGAACTCGTCGAAGCTGCCGAAGTCCCGATGTCGGCGCGGGTCAAGTCGCTCTCGCCCGGTCATCGAACGCGCGTCGCTCTTGCGCTTGCCCTTGGCCGTAGACCCGAACTACTCCTGCTCGACGAGCCGCTTGCCGATCTGGACCCCGTGGCCCGACGAGACGTTGCACGGACTCTGATGCGCGACGCAGCCGAGCGCGGTACAACCATCATCCTGTCCTCGCACGTCCTCTCCGAATTGGTCAATGTCGCGGACCAGCTACTGCTGTTACAAGACAGACACATTCGACTCTCGGGTGCCATCGACGACGTCACCGAGGAGCACTACCTGTTGGTGGGATCCGGTGATCCTGGCGGCGTCGCGAACGGCGGATCGGTCATTGCCGAGATCCATGGATCCGGTGGCGTCGCGTTCGTCGTCCGTGGACCCCGCCCGTCACCCACTGGTGGTTGGCACGTGGACGACGCATCGCTCGACGACGTCGTTCTTGCATATCTCTCCGCGCGGAGTGCTTCGTGA
- a CDS encoding GntR family transcriptional regulator, which produces MITYRIDRRSGIPAYVQIVLQTKQALRRGELAVGDQLPTARDVVEALTINPNTVLKAYRELERDGLVEPHPGVGTFVVATLAKPGMAEKTALQRELNRWLDHGISAGLEKADLEALVASALDDRYDDEGDQQ; this is translated from the coding sequence ATGATCACGTATCGGATCGACCGGCGTTCCGGCATCCCCGCGTACGTGCAGATCGTTCTGCAGACCAAACAGGCGTTGCGCCGGGGGGAGCTGGCAGTCGGCGACCAATTGCCAACCGCCAGAGATGTTGTCGAAGCTCTCACGATCAACCCCAACACCGTCCTGAAGGCCTATCGCGAGCTCGAGCGAGACGGATTGGTCGAGCCGCACCCCGGCGTCGGAACCTTCGTTGTCGCGACCCTTGCGAAACCTGGCATGGCAGAGAAAACCGCATTGCAGCGGGAGCTGAACCGGTGGCTTGACCACGGCATTTCGGCAGGCTTGGAGAAGGCCGACCTCGAGGCCCTGGTTGCATCGGCGCTGGACGACCGCTACGACGACGAAGGAGATCAGCAATGA